A segment of the Rhizobium sp. ZPR4 genome:
TTCGTGAAAGCGTACAACTTTCGTCATGCTTCATTCTCCTTGCATGTTTCCGTCGCGCTCGTGGGTGGCGCGGTAGGTCACAGGCATTTGGCAAGTAGCGGCCAGAATGAAAATACGGTAATCAAAAGCATATAGTGCTCAAAAGTATACCGTCGCGAGGCCAAAGATGAACAAGGACAGGAACTATGACGAAGTGCCTGGCTGCACCATGTATGCGGCACTCAATCTCATCAGCGGCAAATGGAAAGGGATGATCCTTTATCACCTGCTGAACGGCACTCTTCGGTTCAATGCCCTGAAAAGAGAGCTCGGAGATTGTTCGCAGCGCCTTCTCATCAAGCAGCTTCGGGAACTCGAAGAGGATGGGCTTGTCGAGCGCAAAGTCTTCGCCGTCATCCCACCAAAGGTGGAATATTCGATCACCGAGGAAGGCCGGACGCTGGCGCCGATATTGCTCGGCCTCAGAGACTGGGGACACGGATGGCTGACGCGTCGCAACCTGGTTGCTCGCGATGATCATCTGCCGAAGGCTCGTACCGGAGTTTCATCCGCTGCCTGATTGATGCTTTGGTTCGGCAAACGGAACGAAAGTCTGTTCGCAGCGCAAATTTGCCGTGAACGCCGTCAGTTTCTCAAGCGATACCCCGTCCTGAAAATCCATCCGAGGATGGCCAGACAGACGACGAGGAAGAGCGTGATCATGGCAAGGCTCAGCACCGGATTGACGTCCGCGATGCCATAGAAGCTCCAGCGGAAGCCGCTGACCAGATAGAGAACCGGGTTGAGATGGCTGACTGCCTGCCAGAAGGGCGGCAGCATATTGATCGAATAGAAGCTGCCGCCAAGGAAGGTCAGCGGCGGCACGACCAGCATGGGGATGAGGTTCAGCTGCTCGAAATTCCCAGCCCATATGCCGATCATGAAACCGAACAGGCTGAAGGTTACCGCCGTCAGCACGAAGAACAGGATCATCATGAACGGATGCTCGATCCGGATATCGACGAAGAAGCTCGCCGTGGCCAGAATGATCAGGCCGATGAGCATTCCCTTGGTCGCCGCGGCACCCACGTAGCCGAGAACGATCTCGGTCATGGCAACCGGCGCCGACAGCACCTCGTAGATCGTGCCCGTGAATTTCGGGAAGTAGATGCCGAAGGAGCCGTTGCTGATGCACTGGCCGAGCAAGGTCAACATGATCAGGCCGGGCGTGATGAAGGCACCATAGGAGACGCCCTCGACGAGATTGATGCGCGATCCGATCGCAGCGCCGAAAACGATGAAATAGAGCGACGTGGAAATGACCGGCGAGACGACGCTCTGCAGCAGGGTGCGGCGCGTGCGGGCCATTTCGAATGTATAGATGGATTTGATCGCTTCGAAGTTCATTTGCCTGCCTCCACCAGCGAGACGAAAATATCCTCGAGCGAACTCTGGCGCGTCGAAAGATCCTTGAAATGAATTCCCTGCTCTGCCAGCTTCGATAGCAGAGCCGCTATGCTGGATTGCTCATGCTGGGCATCGAAATCATAGATAAGCGTCAGACCGTTCGGCCCGAGCGAAAGCCCGTTGCCGTCAAGAGACTGTGGTACGGCGTCGAGCGGCTCGTTCAAATCGAGGATGAGCTGCTTGCGGCCGAGCTTGGCCATCAGCGCCTTCTTCTCCTCCACCAGCAGCAGCTCGCCACCATTGATGACGCCGACGCGATCGGCCGCTTCTTCGGCCTCTTCGATGTAGTGAGTGGTCAGGATGATGGTGACGCCGGACGCCCGCAGGCGCTCGACCACATGCCACATGTCCTTGCGCAGCGTCACGTCGACGCCGGCAGTCGGCTCGTCAAGAAACAGAATCTCCGGTTCGTGCGAGAGCGCCTTGGCGATCAGCACGCGCCGCTTCATGCCGCCGGAAAGCTGCCGAAGCATATTGTCCTTCTTCTCCCAGAGCGAGAGGTCGCGCAGTATCTTCTCGATATATTCAGGGTTCGGCTTCTTGCCGTGAAGCCCGCGTGAGAAGCTCACCGTGTTCCAGACAGTTTCGAACTGATCGGTCGTCAGCTCCTGCGGCACAAGGCCGATCAGGCTGCGCGTAGCGCGAAAATCGCGCACGACATCATGACCGCCGACGGTCACCGAGCCCCCGCTTGGATTGGCAATCCCGCAGACGATGGAAATCAGCGTCGTCTTGCCCGCACCGTTCGGCCCGAGCAGCGCCAGGATTTCGCCCCGCTCGATGTCGAGATCGATACCCTTCAGTGCCTGGAACCCGTTGGCATATGTTTTTGTGAGATTGCGGATAGAAATGATCGCAGCCATGGTCAGGCAAAGTCCGGCTTTTGTGATGAATTTCGCGGCGTTTGCCCGCTATATAGCCGGTCTTGCGCTTTTACCACCCCACGGTGGTGAAACACAGCGTTCGTCTAAGCGGAATAAGCTGTCATCAAATCGTGACCTTCGTCGGGCATATAGCTCCTTAGGTGAGCAACGTTTGTCGCAACTCCGCCCAACGCCTCTTGGCGACACCGTTAGCGCCTACTGTACTGGCCGATTTATTGCCCTCGCATTCATATTGCATGCATCATTGCAACATGAAGTTCTTTTCTGGAGCTGGCAAAGATCCCCCGTCATTGCCATGCTCCGCTCAAGCCGGCATCAGCCGGCTTTTTTCTTTTTTCGCCAGCTTACGATCGGGAAACGACCGCTACCAGTTGCCGTTGACACCGCAGCCTGCCGGCGGCAACGTCTTGTGCTCGAAGCGCGCTTTCAGCATTTCGCAGCCCTTGTCGCGAATGGGTCCGGGCATCATGGAGTTGAGGCCAATGCCAACTTCATCGAAGGGATCATCGGCATAAGCGACATAGGCATACCAGCGGCCGCCAATGACGATGACAATGGCAATCAATGCGGCAAGGAGCGCCCTTCCAAGGCTTCTCTTTCGTCTCGGTACGTCTTCCATGAGCCCCTCTCTTGCCGTCGGTTCGCGCAGTTGAGCGCGATTCCACCGATAGGTAAATCAGCTTCTCCGTTTGGCAAGGGTGGATGCTGTCCCGGCAAAGGGCCAATCAAAGGCTGCAATAGCGCCGGCCGCCCTTTCGGTCCCTGAGGTCGAAATGGAAGTGGTTCCAATGCTCCGGATTGCTGCCCGGCCCAAGCACCGTATCGAAATAGCGGCAGCTGTCGCTGCGCACCGCCTTGAGCAGCCGTCCTTCCCGGAAAGAGAACAATCCCTTTTTCCGTACGTCGATTACATGGCCGTTCTTGAGAACGAAGGTGCCGACATCGATCGCATTGCCGTGGGCATGCTCCGACATCGGATTGTAGCGTTGCCGGCTATTGTTCATGCGCCGGCAGGAATAGCCGCCGAGCGGCACGATCGTGCCGATGCCGGTCCAGTACCGGGTGCGCGCGGCGGGCGCCAGTTCGTTCTTCACCCATTTGGCGAAGGCAAGCGTCACCTGGCAATTCAATGTGACGGCGGGCCGGACCGCGATATTGCCTGAGAGACCGCTGAGCGAAACCGGATAGGGAACCTGACAGGCCGGGCCGTTGGATATGGCCGGCTTATCCGTATAGACGACGCCCATGCGCCGCAGTTCCTGGCGGCAAGCGATTTCCGAAGGCGGCATCATGCCCGGCGTCGATTGCGGCGCTTCGAACTCTTGATCGAGGCGCGGTATCGGATTTTCGACGCGCGGCAGCATCGCGACCTGCGTCCCCGGCAGCTGCCTCGGTATCCGTGACTGGTTGAGCTCGGCCTGCGCGGCCGGGCGCTGAACCACCGAACGGTTGGTCTGCACCGGCGCATCGGTGCCGATGCCGTCGACGACGGGCTGGTCGGACTGACCTTCGGCAATATTCTGCTGCTCTTCCTGCGCCAACCCGACGACCGATCCGGATTGCTCCTCCTCGCTCGGTCCAATACCGAGTTCGGCATCCATGTTGACGCCCTGAGAGGGAATGTCCGATTGCTGCGCCAGCCCAACCTCGACGTCCGAGGTCGTCACGGCCTCGCCGGTTCCGTTGGAGCGAACGGGACCGCCGCTTTTGTAATTGCTCGATGCGGAAACGACGGGATCCTGTACACCTTGATAGGCGAATTGCCGCTGCGGCACGGTTCGATGCGGCTTGATGGACCCGACACGCGAGGAACTATCGATGCCAGAAGGCGGCACGAGGCTGTCCGCCGTACAGGCGACCAGTGCCGACGACAATAGCAATGGCAGCGCGACCCGCCGTAGAATGGGTAAAATGGTCATACTCCTGATCCGCTGCCCCAGCCACGGTCGGTAACGATTACAAATCCTAAATGGGAAGGGTGAACGAAAGCTTACCGTGAGGAATCTCGATGTTTCAGGCCGGCACCGTGCCACCCCGGGATGACCTGAAGCAAAGTACGCGACCCACAGGAGTCCTCCATGGAAATGCCAGTATGGCTTTTCCATCGCGGCAGGATTGCATAGGCTGATTGTCGGAATCGACCGTGAACAGGAGCAGATGAATGAATGACAGCGTCAAACCGAAAGGCGAGCTGACTTTGCGCACACTTGCCATGCCCGCCGACGCCAATCCTGCCGGCGATATTTTCGGCGGCTGGGTCATGGCGCAGATGGACTTGGCAAGCGGCATCCGTGCCGCCGAACGGGCGCGCGGTCGCGTGGTCACGGCAGCGGTCAAGGAGATGGCCTTCAAACTGCCGGTCAAGATCGGCGACACGCTGAGCGTCTACACTGATATCGAACGTGTCGGCCGCACCTCGATCACCCTGAGCGTCGAAGCCTGGGCGCACCGCGCACGCTACAATAGCCTGGAGAAGGTTACGGCGGCGACCTTCATCATGGTCGCACTTGATGAAAACGGCTTGCCGAAGGCTGTACCAGAGGAGAGCTGACGCGATGGGTTCCGCACACGTACCGGAAGTCTACGTCTACATCAGGACGGTCATGAGCATGGTGATCGGCCTTTCGCTCGCCCAGCTCCTGACCCGGCTTGCCGGCTTCGTGCAGGCGCCGGGCAAGAACAAGATCTACCTCGTCCATATCGGCTGGGTATTGTCGATGTTCCTGTTCATCATCCATTTCTGGTGGTGGGAATATCGTCTGCAATCCGTCGCGCAGATCAATTTCGGCGTCTACCTCTTTCTCATCTGCTTCTGCTGCCTCTTCTATTTCCTTTGCGTATTGCTCAATCCGCCCTCGGTCGAGGATTATGGCGGCTTCGAGGAATATTTCATCTCCCGCCGGCGTTGGTTTTTCGGCCTGCTTGCCGTGACCTATGCTGTCGATCTCATCGACACATTGCTGAAGGGTGAAGCCTATTTCCAGTCGCTCGGCTGGGAATATCCAATACGCAATGTCGTCTATGTCATCCTGTGCATCATTGCGGCGATCACGGCCAACCGGCGCTTCCAGGCCGCGTTCGTGACGGTCGGGCTGATCTACCAGATCACATGGATCTTCCGGCTCTACGACGTGCTTCCCGTCTAGCGATCACATTCCGCACGGGCGTTAAAACGGCTGCCATTTCGATGCTCTACGATCCTTGACCAAGACATCGCCATATTGTTCAGATCGATTACGGTCTGAGACACAGGTGGGAGACTCAAGCCTTGAAGACAAAGAGCTATGCACTGGGATTGGCCTTTGCTCTGTCGTTACCATGGCTTGCTCATGCCGAAGACCCTGCGCCGGGACCTGCCAATACCACGATCGATCTGAAATATTGGGTAGAATTCGCAAAACAGGGCAATCCGGCTGCCCAATACGGTCTTGGCTATCGCTACGCCCACGGCCAGGGCGTGGAGCAGGACGATGTGCAGGCGGTCGACTGGTATCGGAAATCGGCTGACCAAGGCAATGCGCAGGCTCAATATGCTCTGGCCTATATGTATGCCAGCGGTCGCGGCGTCGATACCGATCTGAAACAGGCAAACGACTGGTATTTAAGGGCGGCGCAAAACGGCAATGCCGATGCTCAATATGCCATCGGCTATTCCTATGCCAATGGCCGGGGCATGGCTGTCGACAACGAAGACGCCGTCACCTGGTATCAAAAATCCGCCGCTCAGGGCGAGGCGCAGGCGCAATATGCGCTCGGCTACATGTATGCCAATGGCCTCGGCGTGCAGAAGGATAGTGCCATTGCACTCGGCTGGTATCGCAAGGCCGGCGACCAGGGCCGCGCTGACGCCCTATACGCGATCGGCTACATGTACGACAACGGCCAAGGCACGGAAGAAGACCAGGAACAGGCCGTCGCCTGGTATAAAAGGGCCGGCGACCAGGGAAGCGCGCAAGGTCTCTACGCAGTCGGCTACGCCTATGCCAATGGCAAGGGTGTCAAACAGAATGATGCCGAAGCCTATTCCTGGTACATGAAAGCAGCCGAGAAGGGGCGTGCCGAAGCACAATATGCCGTCGGCTACAGCCTTGAGAATGGCGTCGGCGTGGCCCCGGACTATCGTCAGGCGCTTCAATGGTATCGCAAATCGGCTGACCAGGGGCGGCCCGACGCGCAATACGCCATCGGCTATCTCTATGCCAACGGCCAGGGCGTGAAGGTCGACGATGACAGCGCAGTGAGATGGTATCGCAAGGCCGCCGAGCAAGGCGATGCGCGAGGCGAATACGCCCTCGCCTTCATGTATGTCGCCGGCCGTGGCGTTGCTGCGGATTATGGCAAGGCCTTTGACTGGTGTCGGAAAGCTGCCGGCCAAGGCCATGCGGACGCGCAATATGCTCTCGGCTATATGTACGAAAACGGTCAGGGGACAAAGACTGACAAATCAGTTGCCGCAAGCTGGTATCGCAAGGCGGCTGACCAGAACAATTCCCAAGGTCAATACGCCCTCGCCTATCTCTACTATCAGGGCGCCGGCGTGACCAAGGACTATGGTCAGGCGGCCGATCTGTTTCGCAAAGCCGCCGATCAGGGTGACGCCCGCGCGGAATACGGTCTTGGATATTTGTATTATAACGGCTATGGCGTGCCGAAGGACTCCACGATCGCTGCCGACTGGTTCAACAAGGCGGTGGCGAAGGGATTGCCCGAAGCGCAGCATGGGCTCAGCTATATGGAAGCCAACGGCGACGGCCCGATCAAGGATCTCGGACCGCTGGGACAAGGGACGGCCGGAAAAAAGGACACCGGCAACAAGACGGGCTGGGTCCTTTTCCATTTGCTGATGGCGCTCGTACCCTAGTGGTCGCGGAGCGTTCGGCATCTTAATTCAACGGATTTCGACTGAGGGGTAAATCGTGAATTGGAAGAAGGGGGCAGCAGGTTTGCTCTTCGCGCTGGCGTCCATGGGAACGGCACAAGCCGATGTCGGACGAAACAGTTATGATCGCGGCGATATCAAATCCGGCTTGGACTACTGGCGTCCCCTGGCGAACAAGGGCAACGTCGCCGCACAGCTGAAACTCGGACAGATGTACGAGGACGGCAACGGCGTCGGAAAAAACCTCACCCTTGCCCTCAGCTGGTACAAGAAGGCCGCCGACCAGGGCAATGCCGAAGCGCAATTCAATGTCGGCACCATGTACGACCAAGGCGAAGGCGTTACTGCCGACAAGAGCGAGGCCATTGTCTGGTACAAGAAAGCTGCGGCGCAGGGATACCTCAATGCGCAATACAATCTTGGCGTCGTTTACGACACGGGCCAAGGCGTAGCCCAGGACAAGCCGCAGGCGTTCGCCTGGTACAGCAAGGCGGCCGAACAGGGCGATGCCGAAGCACAGTACAATGTCGGCACCATGTACGACCAGGGCGACGGCACGAACAAGGACAAGAGCAAGGCCATCATCTGGTATCGCAAGGCGGCCGAGCAGGGAAAAATCGAGGCGCAATACAATCTCGGCATTATGTACCGCGACGGCGAAGGCGTCGCCAAGGATGGTGCTGCAGCCTTCTCCTGGTTCAAGAAGGCGGCCGATCAGGGCGATGCCAGCGCCCAGTTCAATATCGGCGCCATGTATGCCGATGGCGACGGGATCGGGCAGGACGATGCCCAGGCGATCGCATGGTTCCTAAAGGCCGCGGCGCAGAACGACGTAGAGGCCGAATACAATCTTGGGGTGATGTTCCGCGATGGCGAAGGCGTCACCAAGAACGGCCCTAAGGCGGTCTACTGGTTCGAGCGGGCGGCAGAACATCGCTATGCCGATGCCGCTTACAATCTCGCCATGATGTACCGCGACGGTGATGGCGTTGCTGCTGATGCGGCCAAGGCGGCGGAATGGTTCCGCAAGGCGAAGCACCTGGGTTATGACGGCGACACGGACGAACAACCGCAAGCCCCTTCCGGCGGACAGACTATTCCGATATGACGCACTGCACTGGCCGACCGGTAACATCATGCCCTGCCGGCCATCTGCCTTCACTCCCAGCGAATCGCGGCAAAACATGCTAATGCCCACAACTTGAAGTACGTGATGCGACGTGTGGGGCGTCGTGAAACGCGCTGAGCCGGGGGAAATTATGAGTTTTGACGCTTCCGATCATCAAATAGCCTCTTCACCGCCTCGCCATTTTTGGCGACGGCTCGGTGCCTATGCGGTCGATATCGTCATCTTCCAGGTTGCTTTTACGCTGTTGTTTCTCGCGTTGTCGGCGGTGACGCCGTGGGATTTGACCTTGCCACTTCTTCAGAAACAGCGGTGCGAAGAAGCAACGTCGGCGCCTCTCGTTGCGAAAGTGGAGGCCGAATGGCCGCTGCAGCCAGGCGAAGTGAGAAGCAACCAACTGTGCCGTATATCCTGGCTGGGCAGCAACGGATACACGGTCTTCCTTTCAATCGTCGCATCGCAGCAGGGATCGACCACATTGAAGCGCGCCTTTTCCGTGCCCATCGACGGCAATGGCAACCCGGTCGATCCGAATATCACCGTAAGGCCGACCTCCAGCATCGTCCTGCTGCTCCTTCCTGTCGCCTTCGCCCTTTGCTCGATCGGCGGCGGGCGAACGCCAGGCAAGCGTTTGACCTCATTGCGCGTGACAACGACGGAAGGCGGCGCGTTGCCCTTCGGGCTCGCCCTCAAGCGGGAAATATTCAAGTTTCTGCCATTGATGCTGCTGGCAACAGTCAATCTGGTCAGCCTGTTTCTGCTGCCCTCATATCTGCCGCCAATCGACCAGCTGATTCAGCAGGCGCGCGACACCAATCTTCTCAATGCCATCGGCTTCTTCGCCTTGACGGGGGCCTTGGCGCCGCTTCTGTTCGTGTTCGCGCTCATCTGGTGGGTCTTCCCCCTAATCGTGTGGCGCGGACAGACTTTCTACGACCGCTTCTGCGACACCATGGTCGTCAAGGCATAACCATCAAAATCGGGGGGATTGCCTTGGCAGACGAAGAGATGGAAGACTGTCGCCGCGCCAGGCCTGATTTGCTGCTTCTTCTCTTGAGAGGATAGATCGTCGTGAACCTGAAATATCCCATGCCCCCCTTCTCGCTTCTGCCGCCGTTTCGCATGGCTTTGCTGGCCACGGCGGTCGTGCTGCCGCTCTCTCCGCTTCCGATGGCGGCAACGCCGGCGGAAGCGGCTCCCGGCTCGTGCTGGTCGCTGCTGCAGAGCAAATTTGGCCCGCAGATAGAGAAGTCCGTGAACGAAGCCGATCCCTGCAAGAAACTGCCCGGCGTCGATCACAAAGACAAGTTCGAGGTGAAGTCACTCGACGTCTGCGATGGCCCGAACGGTGGCGTCCAGATCAACGCCCATGCCGAGATGGCCTGCAAATCGCATGGTGTACTGAAGACGACGATCAAGGGCCAGCTCGACGCCTCCATGACCGTCGATGTCGGCGCATGCCACATCACCGACCTGCATCTGGGCATCAATGGGCCGATCGGCGAATTGATATCCTCCGTTGGCGGACTGCAGGAGCTTGCGCGCGGCTTTGCCCAGGCCAAAATCTCGGAAATTTGCGGAAAGTAATATCGAAGGGCCGACGATATCCGTCGGCCCTTGCTAATCAGCGTGGCGAGCTCTTCAGGCTCGCACGGCGCCGTTGGCTCGTCCGGCATCGCCTTCCCCGAACCTGACGCCCTTTTTCTCGAAGCCGAAGCCGGCAAAAACTGCAACGACCACGGCGACGATGCAGGCAACGATCAACAGGGCCAGCGCATAGTCGCCGCTCCATTGCTTTGCCAAACCTGCCTGGATCGAGGCATTGCCTGAAGCCAGCAGATTGCCGAGCTGATAGGCAAATCCGGGGAAGGTGCCGCGCACCTCGTCAGGCGACAATTCGTTGAGATGCACGGGGACGATGCCCCACGCACCCTGCACGAACAGCTGCATCAGGAAGGCGCCGATCGCGAGCATCACCGGCCCCTGACCCCAGACCCAGAGCGGCGCGACGGGAATGGCCAGCAGTGCTGCGATGACGATGGTCCGCCGTCTGCCCCAACGCTGCGACAGAGCACCGAACGTCAGGCCGCCGACGATCGCTCCGATATTGTAGACGATGGCGATGGCGCCGACCGTATAGGAATCATATTGCCGCTGGGTTTCCAGGAAGGTTGGATAGAGGTCCTGGGTGCCATGACTGAAGAAATTGAATGCAGTCATGAGAAGCACCGCCCAGATGAACAGAGGAATATTCTCGCGCAGCACGGTGAGAAACGGTCGTTGCGGCTTGGCCTGCCTCTGGAGGAAAGCAGGCGATTCCTGCACGTTGCGTCTGATGTAGAGCACCAGTAGCGCCGGCACCGCGCCGACGATGAACATGCCGCGCCAGCCGATGATCGGAAACAGCAGGAAGAAGACGATCGAAGCGAGCAGATAGCCCGAGGGATAGCCCGCCTGCAGGATACCGGACACCAGGCCGCGCGAATCTTCGGGTATGGTCTCCATGACGAGCGATGCGCCCACACCCCATTCGCCGCCCATGGCGACGCCGAACAGCGCGCGCAGCACGAGGAACATCGTCAGGCCGGTCGAAAAGCCGGTCAGGAATTCGAAGACGGAATAAAGCAGCACGTCGACCATCAGGGTCGTGCGCCGCCCGAACCGATCCGCCGCAAGTCCGAAGATCAAGGCTCCGAGCGGCCGCATGGCAAGCGTGAGGAAGATCGCCACGGCGACTGCCGGAACGTCCGTGTGAAATTCTTCGGCTATATGCTTGAGAACGAAAACCAAAATGAAGAAATCGAAAGCGTCCAGAGTCCAGCCCAGATAGGCCGCGATCACGGTGTTTCGTTGCTGGGGGGACAAGGAACGTAAGCTATCCAATGCGGTCATCATGATCCTCCGACCGGATGGCGGCGGCGAGGCGGGCAATACCGGATGCCGTCGAAGCTGGGGGAACCCGGCATTGCCGGGCATGTCGACGTTGCGGCTGGTTCCTCCCTTGGCGCCTGCGAGGATCGCGCTATGCGGACTTTTGGATCAGCGATAACGCATCGGCCGCCCTTGGGTTGTAACATATTTGACATCTTCGGCGAATGGAAAAATCCGCCACTTTGTTTCCCTTTTGTACTCTTTGCCCCTTCACATCTGCGCGATCTGTCTCCATATTCGCGTCATGGCCAAATCACCGAAAAAACCCTCCGCCCCGACCGGTTTCGAAGAGGCGCCGCAGGCACCGTTTGAAGGTGCGCCGCTCAGCGGTAGTGTTGCCGACTGGGTAAAGCAGCTCGAAACCGATGCGGAATCCTCCGGTATCGAAACCCAGCGCGAGATCGCCTCCAAGGCCGGCAAGCATCGCAAGAAGGTAGAAATCGCCGCTTCCAAATCGGCACGCGGCACCTCGATGGGCGGCTCGACCGATCCGAAGACGCGCGCCGCGGCCGGTCTCAATCCGGTGGCTGGCCTCGATGTCGCGCTTGAGGATGCCGACAAGATCGCAACGAGCGGTGTGACCGCAACCGTGGAAGCGTTGTCGAAGCTGATCGAGAGCGGCAACCCGCTCTTCAAGGATGGCAAGCTCTGGACGCCGCATCGCCCTGCCCGTCCGGCGAAATCCGAAGGCGGTATCGAGATCCGCATGGCCTCGGAGTATCAGCCCGCCGGCGACCAGCCGACGGCGATCCGCGACCTTGTCGAAGGATTGGAGAACGGCGACCGTAGCCAGGTGCTGCTCGGCGTCACCGGCTCCGGCAAGACCTTCACCATGGCCAAGGTGATCGAAGCAACGCAGCGCCCCGCCGTCATCCTCGCGCCGAACAAGACGCTCGCGGCGCAGCTCTATTCCGAATTCAAGAACTTCTTCCCGGACAACGCGGTCGAGTATTTCGTCTCCTACTA
Coding sequences within it:
- a CDS encoding winged helix-turn-helix transcriptional regulator, with the protein product MNKDRNYDEVPGCTMYAALNLISGKWKGMILYHLLNGTLRFNALKRELGDCSQRLLIKQLRELEEDGLVERKVFAVIPPKVEYSITEEGRTLAPILLGLRDWGHGWLTRRNLVARDDHLPKARTGVSSAA
- a CDS encoding ABC transporter permease, with translation MNFEAIKSIYTFEMARTRRTLLQSVVSPVISTSLYFIVFGAAIGSRINLVEGVSYGAFITPGLIMLTLLGQCISNGSFGIYFPKFTGTIYEVLSAPVAMTEIVLGYVGAAATKGMLIGLIILATASFFVDIRIEHPFMMILFFVLTAVTFSLFGFMIGIWAGNFEQLNLIPMLVVPPLTFLGGSFYSINMLPPFWQAVSHLNPVLYLVSGFRWSFYGIADVNPVLSLAMITLFLVVCLAILGWIFRTGYRLRN
- a CDS encoding ABC transporter ATP-binding protein, translated to MAAIISIRNLTKTYANGFQALKGIDLDIERGEILALLGPNGAGKTTLISIVCGIANPSGGSVTVGGHDVVRDFRATRSLIGLVPQELTTDQFETVWNTVSFSRGLHGKKPNPEYIEKILRDLSLWEKKDNMLRQLSGGMKRRVLIAKALSHEPEILFLDEPTAGVDVTLRKDMWHVVERLRASGVTIILTTHYIEEAEEAADRVGVINGGELLLVEEKKALMAKLGRKQLILDLNEPLDAVPQSLDGNGLSLGPNGLTLIYDFDAQHEQSSIAALLSKLAEQGIHFKDLSTRQSSLEDIFVSLVEAGK
- a CDS encoding extensin family protein → MTILPILRRVALPLLLSSALVACTADSLVPPSGIDSSSRVGSIKPHRTVPQRQFAYQGVQDPVVSASSNYKSGGPVRSNGTGEAVTTSDVEVGLAQQSDIPSQGVNMDAELGIGPSEEEQSGSVVGLAQEEQQNIAEGQSDQPVVDGIGTDAPVQTNRSVVQRPAAQAELNQSRIPRQLPGTQVAMLPRVENPIPRLDQEFEAPQSTPGMMPPSEIACRQELRRMGVVYTDKPAISNGPACQVPYPVSLSGLSGNIAVRPAVTLNCQVTLAFAKWVKNELAPAARTRYWTGIGTIVPLGGYSCRRMNNSRQRYNPMSEHAHGNAIDVGTFVLKNGHVIDVRKKGLFSFREGRLLKAVRSDSCRYFDTVLGPGSNPEHWNHFHFDLRDRKGGRRYCSL
- a CDS encoding acyl-CoA thioesterase, with product MNDSVKPKGELTLRTLAMPADANPAGDIFGGWVMAQMDLASGIRAAERARGRVVTAAVKEMAFKLPVKIGDTLSVYTDIERVGRTSITLSVEAWAHRARYNSLEKVTAATFIMVALDENGLPKAVPEES
- a CDS encoding SEL1-like repeat protein, with the translated sequence MKTKSYALGLAFALSLPWLAHAEDPAPGPANTTIDLKYWVEFAKQGNPAAQYGLGYRYAHGQGVEQDDVQAVDWYRKSADQGNAQAQYALAYMYASGRGVDTDLKQANDWYLRAAQNGNADAQYAIGYSYANGRGMAVDNEDAVTWYQKSAAQGEAQAQYALGYMYANGLGVQKDSAIALGWYRKAGDQGRADALYAIGYMYDNGQGTEEDQEQAVAWYKRAGDQGSAQGLYAVGYAYANGKGVKQNDAEAYSWYMKAAEKGRAEAQYAVGYSLENGVGVAPDYRQALQWYRKSADQGRPDAQYAIGYLYANGQGVKVDDDSAVRWYRKAAEQGDARGEYALAFMYVAGRGVAADYGKAFDWCRKAAGQGHADAQYALGYMYENGQGTKTDKSVAASWYRKAADQNNSQGQYALAYLYYQGAGVTKDYGQAADLFRKAADQGDARAEYGLGYLYYNGYGVPKDSTIAADWFNKAVAKGLPEAQHGLSYMEANGDGPIKDLGPLGQGTAGKKDTGNKTGWVLFHLLMALVP
- a CDS encoding SEL1-like repeat protein yields the protein MNWKKGAAGLLFALASMGTAQADVGRNSYDRGDIKSGLDYWRPLANKGNVAAQLKLGQMYEDGNGVGKNLTLALSWYKKAADQGNAEAQFNVGTMYDQGEGVTADKSEAIVWYKKAAAQGYLNAQYNLGVVYDTGQGVAQDKPQAFAWYSKAAEQGDAEAQYNVGTMYDQGDGTNKDKSKAIIWYRKAAEQGKIEAQYNLGIMYRDGEGVAKDGAAAFSWFKKAADQGDASAQFNIGAMYADGDGIGQDDAQAIAWFLKAAAQNDVEAEYNLGVMFRDGEGVTKNGPKAVYWFERAAEHRYADAAYNLAMMYRDGDGVAADAAKAAEWFRKAKHLGYDGDTDEQPQAPSGGQTIPI
- a CDS encoding RDD family protein, with the translated sequence MSFDASDHQIASSPPRHFWRRLGAYAVDIVIFQVAFTLLFLALSAVTPWDLTLPLLQKQRCEEATSAPLVAKVEAEWPLQPGEVRSNQLCRISWLGSNGYTVFLSIVASQQGSTTLKRAFSVPIDGNGNPVDPNITVRPTSSIVLLLLPVAFALCSIGGGRTPGKRLTSLRVTTTEGGALPFGLALKREIFKFLPLMLLATVNLVSLFLLPSYLPPIDQLIQQARDTNLLNAIGFFALTGALAPLLFVFALIWWVFPLIVWRGQTFYDRFCDTMVVKA
- a CDS encoding MFS transporter → MTALDSLRSLSPQQRNTVIAAYLGWTLDAFDFFILVFVLKHIAEEFHTDVPAVAVAIFLTLAMRPLGALIFGLAADRFGRRTTLMVDVLLYSVFEFLTGFSTGLTMFLVLRALFGVAMGGEWGVGASLVMETIPEDSRGLVSGILQAGYPSGYLLASIVFFLLFPIIGWRGMFIVGAVPALLVLYIRRNVQESPAFLQRQAKPQRPFLTVLRENIPLFIWAVLLMTAFNFFSHGTQDLYPTFLETQRQYDSYTVGAIAIVYNIGAIVGGLTFGALSQRWGRRRTIVIAALLAIPVAPLWVWGQGPVMLAIGAFLMQLFVQGAWGIVPVHLNELSPDEVRGTFPGFAYQLGNLLASGNASIQAGLAKQWSGDYALALLIVACIVAVVVAVFAGFGFEKKGVRFGEGDAGRANGAVRA